The Streptomyces seoulensis genome contains a region encoding:
- a CDS encoding DUF1330 domain-containing protein: protein MTAYAVAHLREAAPHPEIAEYIERITATFEPYGGRFLVHGAQHEVKEGDWPGHVVIIGFPGITEARAWWDSPAYREIAPLRSRHIAGDIVLVDGVPEGYDPGTTAKTLREALPAE from the coding sequence ATGACCGCCTACGCCGTAGCCCATCTCCGTGAAGCCGCGCCGCACCCCGAGATCGCGGAATACATCGAGCGCATCACCGCCACCTTCGAACCGTACGGCGGCCGGTTCCTCGTCCACGGCGCGCAGCACGAGGTGAAGGAGGGCGACTGGCCCGGCCATGTCGTCATCATCGGCTTCCCGGGGATCACCGAGGCGCGGGCCTGGTGGGACTCGCCCGCCTACCGGGAGATCGCCCCGCTGCGCTCCCGCCACATCGCCGGCGACATCGTCCTGGTCGACGGCGTCCCGGAGGGCTACGACCCCGGCACCACCGCGAAGACCCTCCGCGAGGCGCTGCCCGCCGAGTAG